One part of the Oncorhynchus clarkii lewisi isolate Uvic-CL-2024 chromosome 7, UVic_Ocla_1.0, whole genome shotgun sequence genome encodes these proteins:
- the LOC139413755 gene encoding parapinopsin-like — MMQLPASLPNASSYLGPSPEGKELLPRAGFITLSIVMAMFTVPAIVLNSTVIVVSLMNRQLRQPLNYALVNMAVADLGTALTGGVLSVVNNALGYFSLGRTGCIIEGFSVALFGITSLCTVALIAIERMFVVSKPLGPISFQTKHAVGGVALSWVWSLIWNTPPLFGWGRYELEGVGTSCAPDWHNRDPNNVSYILCYFLLCFAVPFLIIVASYSKLIYTLRQVSAMGCIEGGAAAKAEAKVARMVVLMVVTFLVSWLPYATLALVVVSHPDAPISPLLGTVPVYLAKSSTVYNPLIYLYMNKQFRRYAVPFLLCGRDPWPSEEGSEMQTTVATINNKVSPS, encoded by the exons ATGATGCAGCTGCCAGCCTCTCTCCCCAACGCTTCGTCCTACCTGGGACCGTCCCCCGAGGGCAAGGAGCTCCTGCCCCGAGCCGGCTTCATCACCCTCTCCATCGTCATGGCTATGTTCACCGTACCGGCCATTGTGTTGAACTCCACGGTGATCGTGGTGTCGCTGATGAACAGGCAGCTGAGGCAACCTCTGAACTACGCCCTGGTCAACATGGCCGTAGCTGACCTGGGGACAGCGCTGACTGGTGGGGTTCTGTCTGTGGTCAACAACGCTCTGGGGTACTTCTCCCTGGGACGGACCGGCTGTATCATAGAGGGATTCTCTGTGGCTCTGTTTG GTATCACGTCACTGTGCACGGTAGCTCTGATTGCCATAGAGAGGATGTTTGTGGTGAGCAAGCCGCTAGGACCAATCTCGTTCCAGACCAAGCATGCGGTTGGGGGTGTGGCCTTGTCATGGGTTTGGTCTCTCATCTGGAACACCCCGCCCCTATTCGGCTGGGGAAG GTACGAGCTGGAGGGCGTGGGGACTTCGTGCGCCCCGGACTGGCACAACCGGGACCCCAATAATGTGTCATATATCCTGTGCTACTTCCTGCTGTGTTTCGCCGTGCCCTTCCTCATCATCGTGGCCTCTTACTCTAAACTCATTTACACCTTAAGACAG gtcTCTGCAATGGGCTGTATAGAAGGGGGTGCAGCAGCCAAGGCGGAGGCTAAGGTGGCCCGCATGGTGGTTCTGATGGTGGTTACTTTCCTGGTCAGCTGGCTGCCCTACGCTACCCTGGCCCTCGTGGTGGTCTCCCACCCTGATGCCCCCATCAGCCCTCTGCTGGGCACTGTGCCAGTCTACCTGGCCAAGAGCAGCACCGTGTACAACCCTCTCATCTACCTCTACATGAACAAACAG TTCCGGAGATATGCAGTGCCCTTCCTGCTGTGTGGGAGGGACCCATGGCCATCTGAGGAGGGGTCAGAGATGCAGACCACTGTGGCAACCATCAACAACAAAGTCTCCCCCAGTTGA